The segment ACTGTGCCGGACGTGGTCACAATCTCAAGGCGGTGCGCTTGAAAGTCGAAGTCGATCTGGAACCTTTGACCCCCGGGTGCGGCATCAGCGTGGTGGAGAGTCCACGGGCTGTCACACGGAGTGCACAGTTCCACCAATGGTTGACCAGCGGTGCGTTGGTCAGGCTCACTTTTCCGACAATCTGGGTGAATAATTGTAGGGTGTCGCGCGTGTCCTGCCACTGGGCGATGGGCAGATACGGCCATGCCCCTGAACCTGCCGTGTTCATGTCTCCTCCGCCGGGTCGCTGGGAACCCCGACGGTCAGTTTCCCATCGGGGCCGGGGATCTTCAAGACGTCCGCGGGGCCTCAACTTGGATCACCTGTTCATCTATCATGCGAAGGGCGCGTCCTCACCGGGGGACGTTCGCGAAGAGGAGGCACTCAGATGAGTTATCCGTCAGGGATCGATCTTTCCGTGGTGCCGAGCGGCACGGGCTGCACCGACTGTGAGGAGCAGGGCGGGTGGTGGTTCCACCTGCGCCGTTGCGCCCAGTGCGGACACATCGGCTGCTGTGACTCCTCGCCCTCCCAACATGCCAGCGCGCACGCTTCCGCCACCGGCCACCCGTTTGTCCAGTCCTTCGAACCGGGCGAAGAGTGGTTTTGGAACTATGCCACCGAAGAATACTACGAAGGCCCGATGCTGGCCCCGCCCAACCACCACCCGCTCAGCCAGCCCGTCCCTGGGCCGGCCGGGCGGGTGCCGGCCGGCTGGGAGCGCCGTCTGCACTGACTGGCGCTCGTCTGCGGCCGTGGCCCAACGGCCATTCGCGGTCGCGCTCCTTCCGGCGACGCGGCCAAGGGCCGATTCTCA is part of the Arthrobacter methylotrophus genome and harbors:
- a CDS encoding DUF5996 family protein, whose protein sequence is MNTAGSGAWPYLPIAQWQDTRDTLQLFTQIVGKVSLTNAPLVNHWWNCALRVTARGLSTTLMPHPGVKGSRSTSTFKRTALRL
- a CDS encoding UBP-type zinc finger domain-containing protein, giving the protein MSYPSGIDLSVVPSGTGCTDCEEQGGWWFHLRRCAQCGHIGCCDSSPSQHASAHASATGHPFVQSFEPGEEWFWNYATEEYYEGPMLAPPNHHPLSQPVPGPAGRVPAGWERRLH